The proteins below come from a single Cryptococcus gattii WM276 chromosome D, complete sequence genomic window:
- a CDS encoding DNA-3-methyladenine glycosidase, putative (Similar to TIGR gene model, INSD accession AAW46485.1) has product MPSTRSKKARSDPALDMPVATRAASTVISSIAAAKRVKPASGAFPPSAANDHLESSKKKQKLEPRSIDITPPSTALDLLTVPQPTLLPPTLNFDLLSAISHLSALDPRFSLFFEHLPCRPFVNLEAIDPFRTLVTSIIGQQVSWMAARAINTRFRALFGFTHEREGFPSPQMVLSQDVASLRGVGLSGRKAEYVLSLADHFASGQLSTHLLQSGTDEEISKALIAVRGIGQWTVDMFMIFSLRRPDILAVGDLGVQKGLIKWALAAHGALEKKSSDTITPKKTKGKANKDGQKEVKEEVDDKGEGELDTNIRESTPVRHVPSSSVPPAPMTPNDSSENPVSKMGALRTPAAPSDTSVSHIPPTPSTPSAVPRENVEVPPRTLPAPTPDVMLTAPLEHPDWDAHRAAPLLEGLTVEILKSRLNGKKVKGGAYLTPKEMEALTEGWRPYRSLAVFYMWPVAGE; this is encoded by the exons ATGCCATCCACAAGAAGTAAAAAGGCGAGGTCTGATCCTGCTCTAGACATGCCAGTCGCAACCAGAGCAGCAAGTACAGTCATATCGAGTATTGCTGCGGCCAAACGGGTCAAACCAGCAAGTGGAGCATTTCCACCGTCAGCAGCGAACGACCATTTGGAATCGTCCAAGAAAAAGCAGAAGTTGGAGCCACGTAGTATCGATATTACACCGCCTTCTACGGCTCTTGACCTACTTACAGTTCCTCAACCTACTCTGCTCCCTCCGACACTAAATTTCGACCTCCTCTCGGCTATATCTCATCTCTCTGCCCTAGATCCACGGTTTTCACTCTTCTTTGAGCATTTGCCTTGTCGACCATTTGTGAACCTGGAAGCTATAGATCCCTTCAGGACGTTAGTAACTTCCATTATTGGCCAACAAGTTTCTTGGATGGCAGCGAGAGCAATCAATACGAGGTTCAGAGCTCTGTTTGGCTTTACGCATGAGAGAGAGGGGTTCCCCTCACCTCAGATGGTCCTTAGCCAAGATGTAGCATCACTGAGAGGGGTTGGTCTGAGTGGAAGGAAGGCAGAGTACG TTTTGTCGCTGGCCGACCACTTTGCCTCCGGTCAACTTTCAACGCACTTGCTGCAAAGCGGAACAGACGAAGAAATTTCGAAAGCTCTCATTGCTGTCCGCGGTATTGGGCAATGGACAGTAGACATGTTTATGATATTCTCTCTCCGCCGCCCAGACATTTTGGCTGTGGGCGATTTGGGTGTACAGAAAGGTCTTATCAAATGGGCTTTAGCTGCTCATGGTGCACTAGAAAAGAAGTCTTCTGATACCATCACACCCAAGAAGACCAAGGGAAAAGCCAATAAGGACGGGCAAAAAGAAGtcaaggaagaggttgatGATAAGGGGGAAGGTGAGCTGGACACCAACATAAGAGAGAGTACTCCAGTCAGGCATGTGCCCTCAAGCTCTGTTCCTCCCGCGCCAATGACTCCTAACGACAGCTCCGAGAATCCTGTCTCTAAAATGGGCGCCTTGCGTACGCCTGCCGCCCCATCAGATACGAGCGTTTCACACATACCTCCAACCCCATCAACTCCATCTGCTGTGCCTCGCGAAAATGTCGAAGTCCCACCAAGGACTCTTCCAGCCCCTACCCCGGACGTGATGCTTACAGCCCCATTGGAGCATCCTGATTGGGATGCCCATCGTGCCGCTCCGTTACTAGAAGGTTTGACAGTAGAGATTTTGAAATCCCGCCTGAATGGAAAGAAAGTCAA GGGCGGAGCCTATTTGACACCCAAGGAAATGGAGGCTCTCACTGAAGGGTGGAGGCCGTATAGATCGTTGGCAGTGTTCTACATGTGGCCTGTTGCGGGAGAATGA